The Neurospora crassa OR74A linkage group V, whole genome shotgun sequence sequence ACGATACCAATCTCGATCTCGGTCTTCTTGAAGTCCATGCTTAGCACCGTGCTGAGCGTGGTGATGGCcaactccaccacctccttccaATCACCGGGCGCGTGATCCTTgttcttgagcttcttctccaGGTGGTTGAGGGCCTCCTGCTGCTTGGGACCCGCCGCGGTGCCCTTGTAGCCTGTGTAGTAGCCTGCCGGATCGCACTTGAACAGCTGGGGGCCAAACTCCGAATCGACCGATATGAGGGTGACGGCGACGCCATATGGGCGCATGAAGGCCTGCAGTTGGAAAGAAGAGTCTCTGGTTAGTatatcatcctcttcctcttttcagAGACTCGTAGCCCGTCGCGGGGGCAGCTGAAGGTAGCTTACGCGCTGAGTGTAGACCTGGCTGATGTTGGCGATGCGCTTCGCCAAGGCGTCGCATGGCATCTCGTAGCCAAACTTGTATCGGAACTCGGCAGCCTCTCCTTGGGCGCGTTGTGCGAAGGCGCGCGCATCGGCGATGGATCCGGTGATGACGCAGCCAACCGAGGGCGAGATCTGGAAGATGtgggagacggaggaggggtcGATGAGCTTATCCTGTTGTCGCACAACCGTCAGCATATCACACGACCGGTGGAAGCCTCCCATCATCCAGGACAACATACGGGAACCTTCTTCTGGGACAGAACTACGGCGCAGTCCTTCCCCCTGACGCCGAGCGACATGATGTTGGCAGCTGTGATGGCCTTGAAGGCATATTCTATCATGGTCCTCCATCGTCAGCATCTCTGATATCCATCTAGTCCACAATCATCGTTCGCCTTTGCGTTTCGGTGTCTGGGATCGAGTCGTAGAGGGGTCGTATAGAGGTCGAGGGTGGTACGCTATTCGGACGGGACGATGCAGACATACCAACTTGGTACAGTCTTCCCTGCTCGGAGAAGATTGTAATGTGCCTGTCGTAGCCAGCGCTGCCTGTCGTGGGGGATGTATGTTAGCCATGGCGCCTACATCATAGCATGGTGATAGCTTGGGAGAGCTTCAGTAAGTGGGTGGAGCGGGCAGTTCAGGTGGTGGTTGAACCCAAGCTCTGGCTTGACGTACCCGACATCTTGAATATTTGATTAGATGGACCGGTCTATGTGTAGTTGTGATACAAAATGGAAGAATCGCCGGCTTCGGTTGGGAAAACAGTCgtggtgtttgtttgtttgttgacgtcgggagatggatgggtcgagttggtggtggcaggCAGAAGGGAGCTTCGTCGTTGGTCAaggcggcgggcgggatGGATGCCCGGATTGCAGTGACGATGTCCAGCAACTCCAGCCCAGGGCAGTGGATAGACAGCTGCTGCTCCAGCGCCCGCCCATCGAACGCGTTACGGCGGGATTGCCTGGAGGAACCTCAAGGCTAACAATCTGATAGGCCAAGGGCGACGGGAGTACCAGGTGACGGCCAGCCGCCTGGGCCAGTCCATCGCCCGCCAGGTCAACAGAGGAAACCCAACTGAACCCCACACGATTCCCGTAGCTCGAGACGGATGACCCCACTCCAACTGACAGCTTCAATCCACTTTGCCTGCCGCCGCTTGAGCTCCCCGTCTCGTCGTCCAAATTCCCCAGATCAAAACCCCACTTTATTTGCATCTCTTATCACGACCGGGACCCCTGCTGTAGGGCGCCGATAAGCTTTTAGCGGACAGAAATTTGCGATTTGGAGGAAACGAGAATGGCAGTCGCAGTTCTTCAATTGCAATTCAAAGCAGCGACACCACCAATAACATCTCCAAGTCCCCGTCGCACCGCCATCAAGCGCCGGACCTTTGAACCGACCAACTTACGAACTGGGCCTTGGCTGCATACACAGCTGTCCTGTACTCTCGCCATCGTCAATTGAGTTCCTTTTTCCCCAAGTAACTCCCGGTCCTTCGTGTGATTCTACCGTCTGTAGTGGTCGCCCACGTCACTCGACGCTTCCTGTCGCGTACCGATTCCGATCCGACACACcacatcgcatcgcatcaaACCAAACCAGACCAGACCAAATTCAGGGCACACTGCATACAGCATAGTCGCAGTCACAGTCGCATCCGACATACCacttattataccttctttctccctcctcccctaatctttctcctccttcctctcgccCATCATGTCCGCCGTCCCGGCCTGGAAGCGATTGGGTCTCAAGCTCAAGGGATCTGCTGGTGACAGTCCTGCGGCCGCCccctcgacgacaacaagcACGCCATCCGCCACCCGTCAGCCAGCTCCCGCGACCAGCGCGCTCAAGAGGAAACTGCCATCCCAGCAACAGTCCTTCAACAACCAGAACAACTACCCTACACAAAACAAGCGATTCCGTTCCGATAACGCACCAGCAGCACAGAGAAAGTCCGTTTCCTTCTCTCAAGAAACCAagaccacctccaccaccgacgccgccgccaaggagaagaagcgcgagaagaagaaggccaaaaAGGCCAAGCAGGCCTCCAAAAAGTCCGCCGAACAGTCCAAGAAATCCAAGTCCGACACCAACCTCGAGCCCTCCCTCGCCTACCTGCGCCAGTGGCACTCGGCCCGTGACCAGTGGAAGTTCAACAAGAACCACCAGACGCTGCTGATCAAGTACGTGTTCGAGTCCGACAAGATCCCCTCGGCCGACGCACCCCTCTTCTACCAATACATCCGCGACCTGAAGGGCTTTGTGCGCACGCGGCTGCGGGAGCAGGCGCaggagatcaagaagaaggatatggAGGTTGGCGCTGGCGCGTTTCCCGGTGGGGACAaggcgaaggagaagaacGAGGAGAGGCAGAAGCAGTATGAGGATGCGATTGCGAGGTTCTTGGAGGATCAGAAGGAACGGACGACGCAagagaagagcaagaagcGCAGCTTTGACGAGGTCGAGTTTGTCTTGAGGATAGCGcccggcggcagcggcagcggcagcggcaagaaggagaagaaggacaagaagaagaaggaggaggagacgaaTGACAAGGAGGGTGCGGTGGACAAGGATGTCAAGGAGCGCTTGATCAAGCGGATTCGTGCCGAGATGGTGCTGGAAGAGCTGGCGGACTCTGAGGACGCTACTTCCACCACTGCTAcgaccactaccactaccaccaccaccaccacttctacctccgccgccgccgccgccgccgcgcctGCTCCTCAACCACAGACCGCCAGGGCCTCGACAGATGGCCAACAACCCGCTAAGCGCCGCAGGTTACGTAACAAGCGTACGGACATCAGCGACAGCGAGAGCTCGGACTCTTCGGACAGTGATAGCAGCGACTCCGATTCTGACTCGGACGAGGAGATGGCGGATGCGGGAGCCAAGacagccaccaccagcacttcctcatcctcctcatcgtcgtcgtcttcgagCTCAGAGGCGGAGTCGGAAAATGAAAAGAGCGATAGCTCGGAAagcagcgacagcgacagcgactgAGCTTAGTTCTGTAATTTAGAAAGGAGTTATTTATTCTTGTTTAGACGTGTATGTTCGGTTGGGGTTAGAGTAAAAAGCTTTTCTGTACATTCTTGGTTTTTGTTTGGGGGTGATTGTAAGGATAAACACTGTTGATTCGATTGTTCACATACATTATCACATAGGAATGAATGGATGGTACATATGGAATGAGAAACGTAAAAGAGTTTCGAGGAAACCAATCAATCACCTCCAACCATACATACATCCCACTTTTCCTTAACAAGAATAGGTATGTAAGCTTCATGCATGACATCCGCCATGTGACAGACGGGATGTGAATGTGAggggtaggtatgtaggtaaaTCGTCTCAGACAAAAGCAGAAAGGCTCCCGCTTGGATGTACcaaatatagtaggtagaGTGTCCATATCTTTCATTATGATAGATCTAAACAAGTGAGGTATCGTGTAAGATAGATCAAAAACTTAGTTATTACATCTAAACCAAAATTGCCTCCCAACGCCATCCCGGATATCCAAGAACTAAAATAAAACTAAAACTGCTACgcagtaaaaaaaaaaagaaaaaaaaagccctCCTTTTTCATGATCCCTCGCTGTGCGGTTTGATCCAATGATCATTGCAATGATCAATcatgcttgcttgcttgcttgctgaaTCCAAAAAAGCCCCCGCCGACCAACTTGCTATGTAGGTATCATCATATATATATGCAATCATCCTCTCTGGTTATATACCAtcacctcctctcccctctaGTTCTGTCTTCCAACCTCATTCATGATGGCTTTTGACCAGACTGAACAACAAAATCCAGTAACCcccccacctccaccacccccacACACCCCCCATGATTTgacactcctcctcctcctcctccttccataACACCAACCACACACTCATCCCCGAAATCcatttctgcttcttcttctccttcttctttttcctcttcttcttgctgttTTTCTTgctgtttttctttctctgctTCCCCCTCTCCCACAGTCACcaccctcgtcctcgtcctcgtcctcatcgtcgtcgtcgcagTTATTACCCCCGTCGCCCGAACGGTGCGCATGGCTTTGATCCACTCCGCCGCATTGTGCACCTCCGTATCAGCCGTCAAGGACAGAAACTCGGTTTGGGGCGTGACGAGCCAGTTGAGACGTGGATCAgataaagaaagagagagttGGGCAGGGGTGAGGCGTTTGATTCTACTGGGGGAAACgacaccccctcctccgtgAGAAGAAAGCCGTACCCATCCGGAGGGGGAGGCGTAAGCGGCGAGAAGGAGGTCGGCGGCTGTGAGGGTGGGTGTTGTTGGGTCGTGACCCGGTTGGTTTTCAAGACAAGGGATTTCGTGGAGGGGAATGGCTAGGTCGCGGAGGGAGTGgcgtgctgctggtggtggtgatggtggtgatggtggttgagAGGAGATGGACATGGAGGATGTGGTgcgggaagaagatggggtGGTTCCTGAGGTTGAGGAGCTAATGGAGGGGGAAGGCGAGACGGAAGAGCCGCGCAAAGCGGCGCCGATAGCGCCTCCAGGGTGGTTCTTCGCAAAGACCTTTGATACAGAAGGGTGCAGTTCGTGGCTGGCCACCATAGCTAGGGCATCGCCGACTGAGAGTGCAACGGTCGTGGAAGTTGTCGGTGCGCTGACGCCAAAGGATTTGGTCTCGGGTTCGTGGATTGGGgctgggaggaggatggtgtcTGGTCGCTGGCGGACAATCTCGCATGTCTCTGGGCGGGTATGGCTTGTGAGCAGGATGAGTGGTAGTGACTGGTCCAggtgagggaggaggagaagtagCTCGGGCGTCTTGCCCGAGAAGGTGATCAGCATAAGGGTGTCGTTCCGGCTGTTGATCTGGCCCAGATCGCCGTGCAGGGCTTCGGTTGGGTGGAGGAAGACAGCCTGGATGGCGAGCGAGTTGAAGGTAGCGACTAGCTTCTTGGCAATGTGTCCGGACTTGCCCACGCCGATGATGACCAGCTTGCCATTGCGCCCATGATCGCCCTGCCGCCGGACAATGGCGTCGACGGCGCGGTGAAACCCGTCGCGCGCAACACGGTCGGACGAGTACAGGTCGGTGATGCACGAGAGCGCAGTGGAAGCCGTGTTGAGCAGGTGCACGGCGCCCGAGAGGCGCGACTCGACGGCGAGCTGCTCTTCACATGCTGCAATGGCGGGCTCGACAAAGTTGTGCAGCGGGAGCTTGTCGATGGGCGAGCAGCAGAAGTCGTCTTCGGCCGGGGTGATGGGCGACGGCGGGGAGGGACGGCCGCCGCGGTGGAGGTGGTTCGGAAAAGGCGTCTGGCTGAGGACGTAGACCTCGCTGTTGTGGACAGGCCCATGTTCAACCATGGTTGCGATTGCAAAGGAACTTGTCGGTCGCTGTCTGTCTTCCTTTTTTGAGGTCCCGCGTTTGGCCGTGGGTTGGTTGGGGGTCCGTGAGGAAGTACTGTATGTAAGTACCTTGAGGGACCGATCGTATGCGCCGATACTTATGGAGGAGGGACTGCAGTGATCACAGCTCGGATGTCCAAAGTTCCGTCTTGTTGATATGTGGATCCCTTCGTTTCCTGATCCGTGGTATTGGAACCGATCGCTGTGTAGACCAGACAAAAAATGAGATCTCGGCTGTGTGGAAAGTCGTCTCAAATCTGGAAGATATCAATCGCAGCAGATATCGAGATTCGGAGATATCGGCTAGAGGCGAAGATCGGAGCGAAGGAAGAAGCACTGCAACAGTTGCCAAGGACAGCGTCGACTTTTCTCTGAGCTGTCACAAATTTGATGACAGTTCAGTTGCAGAGTCCGTCGAATTGTCCAAGTAAGCTCTGGTCTTATGGGCAATGGTGCTCGAGGATGTCGTTGGAATGTGAAGCTCGCGGCGTAATGCAGTTTAAGCTCTTGCATGCGTTTTCGTAGGCGATTGTGCCTTTGCGCGCAAACTGGTACAGAACCCACAGACCTGATGGTTCAAAGGTCTCGACTTGCGAACAGTAACGAGTCGATTTCAAAGGCAAAGATACAACAAGGTATGGTTTTTATGAGATAGGATGGGAAGAGGACGTGCGTGCAGGTGAGGATGGATGTGATATAGAGAtggcgaagaggaaggaggctgCGGGATGCAGAAGCGACTAGCAGCGGATGGAGGGAAAGATAAGATGTTATAACCGGAAATATTATCAATCGCACTCATCGATGGGAGACTGAGCGAGTGTCTTGCTTGTAAGTAGTGTACGATCCCGCAATGACTTTCCGTTCCCAGGTTTGTAAGTTGGGAAGACACTGGAGACCCTGCATCGCTCCCAAACTCATGGGAGCCCGTTCacagaaaaataaaaatcgaGTCTGGGTATCGATTCAAACAGAGATCGACCAATGACATGTCGTCTTCATGACATGGACGTTGGCGCCAGTCGCAGATCCCTCGCCCGGGCCTCGAAGAAGCCGCGATCCGTTCCCCATCAAGTCCATAGGCGATCTGAGCAACCTCATTATCGGGGCTGGAGCATCGACCAACCACGAACCCCCCTGGAGCCGTGGGTGTTGATGTCGTCTGTCTCAAGtctttgcttcttttttcttcgaCATCTCAGATCCCAATGTGGAAGGAATGATATCAGGACAAGTGCTCCGAATCACAACAATGAACCAGTGGAGATTGACTTGGCGGGGCGAACGAGCAAGGTAGGTAAAGAACGTCCTTCCCGTTTTGTAATCTGTTTCGATCGAAACAAACCATAGTCTCACAGCCCAGTCCGTCGAGTCCAAGGGACCGTATCCTCGACACGCTTCCCACGCTAAAAAGAGGCTTCGGTGTATTCAATTGATGCTGCTTAGGTGTATTGGGGTATATACGGTGCAGATTCTCAATTGACCCCAGAATGTGCAACACTGCGACGTTGGTCGTGAAGCATTGAATATGCGGCCAGTGTCGCTTTGCATCTTGCGTAAAGTTGCCGGTAGTTGCGTGATTGCAAGCGCAACTTTTGTTAGGTAGCTAAGTACCTCGTTGTAAGGACTCAGGTCGTTCGTTCGATAGTTTTGGAACGTTTCAGTTGAACCACTAGAACACTGGCATCTCCCCCACATGGTTCAATGAAGAGGATCAATTGTTCGCATCCGGGACAAGGTCTCAGATACGGTAGGACGGCAGCCTGGCGGTGTACAAGACTTCCTGTTGGACTAGCGAGATTGGAGAACTATCTGTGTAAGGGAGAAATCCCTGCTAAATGCTGGTGGTTTGGATGTGGAAGGTGGTGTGGGTCATCTGGGCACAGGCCACCCTTCCTACACACCCCTACAAACTAACTAGCTAACTGACTACTGCTATAGAATCTCGTGATACTTTACTTAgtgtttatatattttactctTTCTTGTTTGACCAGGGGatatccttcttaattatacccagcattttaataaatctagtATACTTATCTACTTTTAAACACTTGGTGAGACCGTCGGCAGCTATATTCTCGCCCTTGATGTGGACGACgttaaattccttttattcgacttattctataatctatttatatcgAATATCAATATAACAGTTCCTTATAGCGCTTAAACCGGTTATTACAATATCCTTCGTATTAGCGCTATTTgtaaaaagaattttaagGGGGGGTTGGGAATGGTTAAGTTTATTGAGTATGGCGGagagctattaattagttttaaCTATTGGGATGAGATTGGTGAATTTTGCCTTTATTGtgcttaatataataaaagtttgcttctttaatttctagTAGATTGGACTACCGGTTAGGAAGGCTATATATTTAGCTGTATTATACTTTGTGTTGATATTGTTAGTGAAAGACgcgtttatatatatacgaagtTGGAGATTGTTAAAGAGATTAGTTTTGCCGTCTAGAAGTATACTTAAATCGAGGgtcttaataaagtaatagaatagatattttattactattttataaaagtttaTCGGTTTAGTGTTACCTTcgtatagtttattaactataaaggtaatatCTAGTTTTATACCGGTTGAGATGTAGTTAAGGGAAttaatcttcttaataaatgtcttttatttatagggttatttaaTACTCCTATAGATTTTGAAATTTGGTATTTATAGGGTTTTAACGCTATAgagactataataattaaatttcttaataataaatttagtatattataattataaaagaaatattgTCTTTTGATTTCTATCCCTTACGATATTGTAACTTAAGAAAGTTTTAATTGGCCCGAGGTGTTTCAATTTGAAATAAGATTCAAACTGCTACTTAATATTGAATATAACTGTTTTAGTAGGGGTAGCGATTAGAAAGTTATTAATGTAAAGTATAATGAGGGTGCTAatgtagttattaataaaaaggtaagTATTAGAGGATATTAAGATGAATCCTATATCCTTCAAAATaggtaatagaatttaaaactaatataggGGACTCTTCTTTAAGCTATATAGAGCTCTACGTAGAATATAGACTCTATATTTATCCTTCTCGAAGctaattagttatttaatataaataactttatctttagggattattatatttaagaatattatatagaaattaaattacttatactctaaattgttaataattgtaataattagaaatatttttatatttatagtatatgcgattattatataaaagttttgaatattctaattattttgcttaaagttactataaacGACCTATTTAGTACGGGCGAGGgtctacttattaatataattaactttcttattatatacctatttatttagtaaaaccTCTATATTAAGTGTGCGGGGTATAAGAGAGtagatttactattattcgaGAGCTtcgatttaatattttatagccGGTAgctagtataattagtaacGAGGGTCTTTTTtggtttaataatagtttttggggattaatatagtttttattttaagattatattaaatttttattactgTAAGGTAAAATAGGTAATCTTTAGGAACTTTATCTctttttataaaactaaatagAAAGTTACTAGctttttttactatatttacttcgTTGAAATGGCCTAGTacggttattaattttaattatagagagCGACGTATTGGCGCTAGGGAATTTGGTAACGGtataatagctattataattactttattaggttcttatttaacttttataaaaggGTTATCTTTAGGTAGGATtagttcttcttctattaaattttcggtattaataaatttatctTCGGAATCTCCGATATATTGTAGGGCTTCGTCATTTTACTctaggatttaattattttattatagggttttattaatagattcATTgggtagaatatttttattaataggattattaaatagcggTACGTTTTATTCGATTGTAGggataattattttttaggaatttaattatataattaatttaaataaaaaggtttAAATTTGTaaaattaagtttaatagtaCCGTTAAAGTAGTTGGAGTTGGGTAAAAGATTAAATTTACTTGCTTtggtagtagtactaattttagtacGCTGCTTAATAAGGATTCTTCTTGAtgggtattagtattagttatagtaatttagtattggttattattattaaatacgttagtaattttttaaatagattaatttgAAAAGTAAacgctatattaaataccctcttcgtcttttattaaatacttatcctctttcttaataaatttaattgtattagcccttataatagtattagtctttggattttaaatagtataaatacgattataaagattattgTATACAATAAGTCGACCCTTTCGAGCGTAGGggataaatttattactttaggcTCTTTTTTATAGCTTTACGAAGTAATACGTAATATAGAAATACGATTGTAGATATTTAATGaaaggtttaattaatagtttaggaaggttagctatttataagaatattttatagggATTTTGACCGTTGggatttactttattaggaaGTAAATTCTATACTCTTACAACTATAGCAATTATAAAagtctagaggtagagtaggatcttaaattcaataatgATAGTTCTCGATTTTTTAATGAGGGTACGGTTAGTTCTTTCGAGCGCGCCGTTTATTTACGGAGAGtaggctattattttaaatatttcgaTACCCTCTTAACGAGACTATTTAACGAGtttactattttagaaatCTTTGGTTAGTAAGTTAAACTTTGGATTGCTATtgagtttaataattttaatcttGAGACTTGTTTGTAGTTCGATAAATATTTTGAATTTTTTAATTTGATTAAAAGTATTACCTTTTtccctataaaattaaatttaatagaaataggtaacgatatatataaaataaacaatatatttattacttatataattagggacGTTGTAGGAGTAATACTATTGAGAGGGTATTTTGAAAAGTACAGTATGTGTAgcatttaaatatatataaattaataatctagaAAAGAATCTAGAGCAGGGAGCTTACGTACGGTCGGTTGACCTTAAAGAGGCACGCAAGCCTTATTTAATCTATAGGACCTACTATAGTAGGTGCGAACTGTAGCAACGGTTCAATCGAAGCCGCCAGCCGTACTACGGCTGCGGCGCGTGTCACCTAATCAGACATATAACACCACAATACCTTTCCAGTATTAAGACCCGCCCGTACAAAGAGATCACTACTgtctttaatagttatataagaaTACCCTCAAGTACGCGGTCGTAGGTTACGTctataaatagctataggagatgcctttttctttcttctacccttttctattttacttctattacAGG is a genomic window containing:
- the pca-1 gene encoding proteasome subunit alpha type 6 codes for the protein MSGSAGYDRHITIFSEQGRLYQVEYAFKAITAANIMSLGVRGKDCAVVLSQKKVPDKLIDPSSVSHIFQISPSVGCVITGSIADARAFAQRAQGEAAEFRYKFGYEMPCDALAKRIANISQVYTQRAFMRPYGVAVTLISVDSEFGPQLFKCDPAGYYTGYKGTAAGPKQQEALNHLEKKLKNKDHAPGDWKEVVELAITTLSTVLSMDFKKTEIEIGIVGGPRPDGKEGTYPGFRTLTEDEIDERLQAIAEKD
- a CDS encoding sugar isomerase, with protein sequence MVEHGPVHNSEVYVLSQTPFPNHLHRGGRPSPPSPITPAEDDFCCSPIDKLPLHNFVEPAIAACEEQLAVESRLSGAVHLLNTASTALSCITDLYSSDRVARDGFHRAVDAIVRRQGDHGRNGKLVIIGVGKSGHIAKKLVATFNSLAIQAVFLHPTEALHGDLGQINSRNDTLMLITFSGKTPELLLLLPHLDQSLPLILLTSHTRPETCEIVRQRPDTILLPAPIHEPETKSFGVSAPTTSTTVALSVGDALAMVASHELHPSVSKVFAKNHPGGAIGAALRGSSVSPSPSISSSTSGTTPSSSRTTSSMSISSQPPSPPSPPPAARHSLRDLAIPLHEIPCLENQPGHDPTTPTLTAADLLLAAYASPSGWNQTPHPCPTLSFFI